A window of the Brassica oleracea var. oleracea cultivar TO1000 chromosome C1, BOL, whole genome shotgun sequence genome harbors these coding sequences:
- the LOC106298343 gene encoding protein WEAK CHLOROPLAST MOVEMENT UNDER BLUE LIGHT-like 1, with product MEDLKLPEAVSPPPPEETSNDSGDVGITEPELQQPHANEQQSESNEYSTENEKIYMDDTFLPSGLSSSQAEEAQDFVSEIVLPRVKIKNGAVGAPRVPSRSLSSLRSLGSPRALLSPRFGVSSSPLSNGTPNSYRHSIDTASPFESVKEAVSKFGGITDWKAHRMEVLERRKFVEQELEKLEEQIPEYKKNSETVEMSKFLAVEELENTKRLIEELKLNLDKAETEEKQAKQDSDLAKMRVEEMEQGIAGEASVATKAQLEVAQARHTSAISELESVKEELQALESEYDALVEEKEVAVKEAEEAVKASKEVERKVEELTIELIASKESLECAHSSHLEAEEHKIGAVVSRDQETHKWEKELKQAEEELQKLKHHIVSTKELKAKLDFASALLLDLKKELEDYNESSKEKSHADVQTAVASAKKELEEVNVNIEKASSEVKCLKVASSSLRMELEKERSALDSIKKREGMASIAVESLDAEIDITRVEIALVASKVKEAREETMELPKQLHQAAQEADEAKSLAELAREELRKSQEEAEKAKAGASTVESRLVAAQKEIEASKASERLALATIKALQESESAFKENSVDSPRSVTLTLDEYYELSKRAHEAEEVANAKVAAAVSEIEEAKETEKRNLEKLEEVNREMDSRKKALAEAIEKAEKAKEGKLSVEQELRKWREEHDVKRKNDDDEVNTVKSHGEESKEKEEESKEKEAESNGTETNTTPQAIPGKKKKKLFPRFLMFMMKKKSNK from the exons ACGCAAATGAACAACAATCTGAATCAAATGAATATTCAACTGAAAATGAGAAAATTTATATGGATGACACTTTTTTGCCCTCCGGTTTATCAAGCAGTCAAGCAGAAGAAGCACAAGATTTTGTTTCTGAGATTGTTCTGCCTAGAGTGAAGATTAAGAATGGAGCAGTGGGTGCACCAAGAGTGCCTTCAAGATCTCTTTCTTCCCTAAGAAGCCTTGGATCTCCAAGAGCACTCTTGTCTCCAAGATTTGGAGTATCATCATCACCTTTGAGCAATGGAACACCCAACTCTTACAGACACTCCATTGACACAGCATCTCCTTTTGAATCTGTTAAAGAAGCTGTCTCAAAATTTGGAGGAATCACAGATTGGAAAGCACATAGAATGGAAGTACTAGAG AGACGCAAGTTTGTGGAACAAGAACTTGAAAAGCTGGAAGAGCAGATCCCTGAGTACAAGAAAAATTCAGAAACCGTTGAGATGTCAAAGTTTCTAGCCGTTGAGGAGTTAGAGAACACAAAGAGACTCATTGAAGAGTTGAAGCTTAATCTCGACAAGGCGGAGACAGAAGAGAAACAAGCAAAGCAAGACTCAGACCTTGCAAAGATGAGAGTTGAGGAGATGGAACAAGGAATAGCTGGCGAAGCCAGCGTTGCAACCAAAGCACAGCTCGAAGTGGCTCAAGCCAGACACACATCTGCAATCTCGGAACTAGAATCCGTCAAGGAAGAGTTGCAAGCTCTGGAAAGTGAGTATGATGCTTTGGTAGAAGAGAAAGAGGTGGCTGTGAAGGAAGCAGAAGAAGCAGTTAAGGCTTCTAAAGAAGTTGAGAGGAAAGTTGAAGAGCTCACTATAGAGCTGATAGCTTCAAAGGAGTCTTTGGAGTGTGCGCACTCTTCTCATTTGGAAGCTGAAGAGCATAAGATTGGAGCGGTCGTGTCGCGTGATCAGGAGACTCACAAGTGGGAGAAGGAGCTAAAGCAAGCGGAGGAAGAGCTTCAGAAGCTAAAGCACCATATAGTTTCAACGAAAGAGCTGAAAGCGAAACTTGACTTTGCTTCAGCGCTGCTTCTTGATTTGAAGAAAGAACTTGAAGATTATAACGAATCATCCAAGGAGAAGTCTCACGCAGATGTGCAAACAGCTGTTGCTTCTGCAAAGAAGGAGTTAGAAGAAGTCAATGTGAACATCGAGAAAGCGAGTTCCGAAGTGAAATGTTTGAAGGTTGCATCATCTTCCTTGAGAATGGAGCTTGAGAAAGAGAGATCAGCGCTTGACTCGATTAAGAAAAGAGAAGGGATGGCGTCGATAGCGGTAGAGTCTCTAGATGCTGAGATAGACATAACCAGGGTCGAGATAGCTCTCGTTGCGTCCAAGGTAAAAGAAGCTAGAGAGGAGACGATGGAGCTGCCAAAGCAGCTCCACCAAGCAGCTCAAGAGGCTGATGAAGCGAAGTCATTAGCTGAACTCGCTCGCGAGGAGCTGAGAAAGTCTCAAGAAGAAGCAGAGAAGGCTAAGGCTGGAGCAAGCACAGTGGAGAGCAGATTAGTCGCAGCTCAGAAAGAAATCGAAGCTTCTAAAGCTTCGGAGAGATTGGCGTTAGCCACCATCAAGGCCTTGCAAGAGAGCGAGTCTGCTTTCAAGGAAAACAGTGTTGATTCTCCGAGGAGTGTGACGCTGACGCTAGATGAGTACTATGAGCTCAGCAAACGTGCTCATGAGGCTGAAGAGGTAGCCAACGCAAAGGTTGCAGCAGCGGTTTCTGAGATTGAGGAAGCTAAAGAAACAGAGAAGAGGAACTTGGAGAAGTTGGAGGAAGTGAACAGAGAGATGGATTCGAGAAAGAAAGCGTTAGCAGAAGCTATTGAGAAGGCTGAGAAGGCTAAAGAAGGGAAGTTAAGTGTAGAACAAGAACTGAGAAAATGGAGGGAAGAACATGATGTAAAGAGAAAGAATGATGACGATGAAGTGAACACAGTGAAAAGTCATGGAGAAGAGTCTAAGGAGAAAGAAGAAGAGTCTAAGGAGAAAGAAGCAGAGTCTAATGGAACTGAAACAAACACAACTCCACAAGCAATTCCTGGAAAGAAAAAGAAGAAACTCTTCCCAAGATTTTTAATGTTCATGATGAAGAAGAAGTCAAATAAGTGA
- the LOC106323342 gene encoding signal peptide peptidase-like 1, translating into METLWTLLYLLEPAPATLILTAVTVTFASAFRALNYAKEMERNRDFSVSSITLDTSQALMIPVMSSCSLLLMFYLFSSVSQLLTAFTAVASVSSLFYWLSPYALYIKSQLGLSDPFLSRCCSKSFTRTQGLLLVACAVTVVAWLVSGHWVLNNLLGISICIAFVSHVRLPNIKICAMLLLCLFVYDIFWVFFSERFFGANVMVTVATQQASNPVHTVANSLNLPGLELITKKLELPVKIVFPRNLLGGVVSGVSASEFMMLGLGDMAIPAMLLALILCFDHRKSRDVVNLFDLKSSKGHKYIWYALPGYAIGLVSALAAGVLTHSPQPALFYLVPSTLGPVIFVSWRRKDLAELWEGSALSNPIEKSHEIEI; encoded by the exons ATGGAGACTCTATGGACTCTTTTGTATCTGCTAGAACCTGCTCCAGCTACGCTCATTCTCACAGCTGTCACCGTCACGTTCGCATCTGCCTTCCGTGCACTTAACTACGCCAAAGAGATGGAGAGAAACCGTGACTTCTCCGTATCATCCATCACCCTAGACACCTCTCAGGCCTTGATGATCCCAGTCATGAGTTCTTGCAGTTTGCTCCTCATGTTCTATCTCTTCTCTTCTGTTTCTCAGCTCCTCACCGCCTTCACAGCCGTCGCCTCGGTCTCATCTCTCTTCTACTGGCTATCACCGTACGCGTTGTACATCAAGTCACAGCTTGGTCTCTCTGACCCCTTTCTCTCACGCTGCTGCTCGAAGTCCTTTACCAGAACGCAAGGACTGCTTCTTGTGGCTTGTGCAGTCACAGTAGTGGCGTGGCTGGTCTCTGGTCATTGGGTGTTGAACAACCTGCTTGGGATCTCTATCTGTATTGCTTTCGTCAGCCATGTTCGTCTTCCTAATATCAAGATATGTGCTATGCTGCTACTGTGTCTGTTTGTGTATGACATCTTCTGGGTGTTCTTCTCTGAGAGATTCTTTGGTGCTAATGTTATGGTGACCGTGGCGACCCAGCAAGCGTCGAACCCGGTTCATACAGTAGCCAACAGTTTGAATCTTCCTGGACTGGAATTGATTACGAAGAAACTGGAACTGCCTGTTAAGATAGTGTTTCCGAGGAACCTATTGGGCGGTGTGGTGTCTGGTGTGAGTGCCTCAGAGTTCATGATGCTTGGTCTTGGTGACATG GCTATTCCTGCCATGCTTTTGGCTTTGATCCTCTGCTTTGACCATAGGAAAAGTAGAGATGTGGTGAATCTTTTTGATCTGAAATCTTCCAAGGGGCACAAGTACATATGGTATGCACTTCCTGGGTACGCCATTGGCTTGGTCTCGGCTCTAGCTGCAGGTGTCTTGACCCACTCACCTCAGCCAGCTCTGTTTTATCTG GTACCATCTACGTTAGGACCCGTGATCTTCGTGTCATGGCGGAGAAAGGATCTTGCGGAGCTGTGGGAAGGTTCAGCATTGTCCAATCCCATTGAGAAATCTCATGAAATAGAGATCTGA
- the LOC106326229 gene encoding protein CYPRO4, translating into MGAAHSQEDLEICTSDEEEYEEYEERRDGQEESEDEDKFEDSRDDTLAPSPSSGGRLPKPPSSSLDDVDAKLKSLKLKYTLPPSTTENSARLFRYINGNTPKAKWITAEKSTAYSFVKTSQVNEEEEEEDDDDKNQDSENEWWVLKVGGKIREKVSEEMQLKAYKDQRRVDFVAKGVWALKFATAEGFADYVNSYNSCLFENNHGVEFNEASKAKIFGKDFIGWANPEAADDSMWEDADDILLKSPQSATPLRDAQDLTEAFEEATSEGIHSLALGALDNSFLVGDSGIQVFKNMRQGIQGKGVCVNFEAGYGKAHSAPRKALLMRAETNMLLMSPMSQNRGIHQLDIETGKVISEWKFEKDGVDISMSDITNDGKGAQLDPSASTFLGLDNNRLCRWDMRDRYGMVQDLAAASAPVLNWAQGHQFSRGTNFQCFATTGDGSIVVGSLDGKIRLYSSNTMRQAKTAFPGLGAPVTHVDATFDGKWIVGTTDTYLIVICTLFTDKAGKTKTGFEGRMGNKIAAPRLLKLRPLDAHLAGSNKKFRNAQFSWVTEDGKQERHVVATVGKFSVIWNFQQVKNGSHECYHEQEGLKKCYCYKIVLRNESIVDSRFMNDNFAISGSPEAPLVIATPMKVSSFSLSSKR; encoded by the exons ATGGGAGCAGCTCACAGTCAGGAAGATCTAGAGATCTGTACATCAGACGAGGAAGAATACGAAGAGTACGAAGAACGAAGAGACGGCCAAGAAGAATCAGAAGACGAAGACAAGTTCGAGGACTCTAGAGACGATACGTTAGCTCCGTCTCCCTCCTCCGGTGGTCGTCTTCCTAAACCTCCTTCGTCGTCACTCGACGACGTCGACGCGAAGCTCAAATCCCTGAAGCTGAAATACACACTTCCTCCGTCTACTACGGAGAACTCAGCTCGGCTTTTCCGTTACATCAACGGCAACACTCCCAAAGCGAAATGGATCACTGCCGAGAAATCCACCGCTTACTCCTTCGTGAAAACCTCTCAAGTAAACGAGGAAGAAGAAGAAGAAGACGACGATGATAAAAATCAAGATTCGGAGAATGAATGGTGGGTGTTGAAGGTCGGGGGAAAGATCCGCGAGAAGGTATCGGAGGAGATGCAATTGAAGGCGTATAAAGACCAGCGCCGCGTCGATTTCGTCGCTAAAGGCGTCTGGGCGTTGAAATTCGCCACCGCCGAAGGCTTCGCCGATTACGTAAACAGCTACAACAGCTGCTTGTTCGAGAACAATCACGGCGTCGAGTTTAACGAAGCTAGCAAGGCCAAGATCTTCGGGAAAGATTTCATCGGGTGGGCGAATCCGGAAGCTGCTGATGATTCAATGTGGGAAGACGCTGACGATATTTTGCTCAAGAGTCCACAGTCCGCGACTCCGTTGAGAGATGCGCAGGATTTGACTGAAGCCTTTGAGGAAGCTACGAGCGAAGGGATACATAGCTTAGCTCTCGGTGCGTTGGATAATAGCTTCCTCGTGGGGGATTCTGGTATTCAGGTGTTCAAGAACATGAGGCAAGGGATTCAAGGGAAAGGTGTTTGTGTTAACTTCGAGGCTGGTTATGGTAAAGCTCACTCTGCGCCCAGGAAGGCTCTTTTAATGAGAGCTGAGACTAACATGCTGCTCATGAGTCCCATGAGTCAGAACCGAGGGATCCATCAGCTTGATATTGAGACAGGGAAGGTTATATCCGAGTGGAAGTTTGAGAAAGATGGAGTTGATATCTCTATGAGTGATATTACTAACGATGGTAAAGGTGCTCAATTGGACCCGTCTGCGTCGACCTTTCTTGGTTTGGATAACAATAGGCTTTGCAGGTGGGATATGCGTGATAGGTACGGGATGGTTCAGGATCTTGCTGCTGCCAGTGCCCCGGTTTTGAATTGGGCGCAGGGGCATCAGTTTTCTAGAGGGACTAACTTCCAGTGCTTTGCGACCACTGGTGATGGATCTATTGTGGTTGGCTCTCTTGATGGGAAGATTAGGCTTTACTCGAGTAATACTATGAGGCAGGCGAAGACTGCTTTCCCTGGACTTGGTGCGCCTGTGACTCATGTGGATGCTACTTTCGATGGGAAATGGATTGTTGGTACGACTGATACGTATCTGATTGTTATCTGTACCCTTTTCACTGACAAGGCTGGTAAAACCAAGACTGGCTTCGAGGGTCGCATGGGGAATAAGATAGCTGCACCAAGGTTGCTGAAGCTAAGACCTCTTGATGCTCATTTAGCTGGATCTAACAAGAAGTTCCGCAATGCTCAGTTCTCATGG GTCACGGAGGATGGGAAACAAGAGCGTCATGTGGTGGCAACCGTTGGCAAATTCAGTGTGATATGGAACTTTCAGCAAGTGAAGAACGGATCTCATGAATGCTACCATGAACAGGAAGGCCTGAAGAAATGCTATTGCTACAAGATAGTCCTTCGGAATGAATCTATTGTTGACAGTCGCTTCATGAATGACAACTTTGCAATCTCTGGTTCACCTGAAGCGCCTCTGGTCATTGCAACTCCCATGAAAGTCAGCTCTTTCAGCTTATCCAGCAAGCGATGA